The proteins below come from a single Vidua macroura isolate BioBank_ID:100142 chromosome 17, ASM2450914v1, whole genome shotgun sequence genomic window:
- the LOC128815948 gene encoding protein FAM83D-B-like — MANASQCLEEGSGRWPPPAGPYSEAQRLALEELVAGGPEALRAFLRREQLPPFLSEPEVQDIARAALPPAAGPEPAAEPSAGASLDASSLTYFPERSDLEPPALELGWPGFASGAFRGLTRVEAHFQPGCGDSIYGCKEAVRRQIRSARQVIALVMDSFTDIEIFSDLQDAYNNRQVPVYILLDQDFVPHFLEMCNNLGVCPEQESMMRVRTLTGSTYYMRSGAKIVGKAKEKFMLIDGIRVATGSYSFTWSDGKLNSSNLLVLSGQVVEHFDLQFRILYAQSLPISPKRPSSCRNSGMFDHLLTRTESSKEYTVEGNLRAEFARLSSTPKKLLEKADQTEYTPAGKLCNLRLSCLCEEESFSNQVATVEQKSASTQTGPWEEMAAVRKCNAATQASAATADTSTQASVTARVTGTQTSILLKTAVTQTKEEEGTETPLLPRKLSKEEYFLSGKAVSGSSLHSLSSSSSQCSLASSTGSISSLRSFEYSSSHRAQYFQKLHKERQFHYSTIRSKLSHMVDILSRRDRVPASYMSQYPGRCSLKQRRDISASLRSLRDDSLFSLKK, encoded by the exons ATGGCCAACGCGTCGCAGTGTCTGGAGGAGGGCTCGGGGCGCTGGCCGCCGCCGGCCGGGCCGTACAGCGAGGCGCAGCGGCTGGcgctggaggagctggtggcCGGCGGCCCCGAGGCGCTGCGGGCTTTCCTGCGGCGGGAGCAGCTGCCGCCCTTCCTGTCGGAGCCCGAGGTGCAGGACATCGCtcgggccgcgctgccgcccgcCGCGGGCCCGGAGCCGGCGGCAGAGCCGTCGGCCGGCGCCTCGCTGGACGCCTCGTCGCTCACCTACTTCCCCGAGCGCTCGGACCTGGAGCCGCCGgcgctggagctgggctggccgGGCTTCGCCAGCGGCGCCTTCCGCGGGCTGACGCGGGTGGAGGCGCATTTCCAGCCCGGCTGCGGGGACAGCATCTACGGCTGCAAGGAGGCGGTGCGGCGCCAGATCCGCTCCGCCCGACAG GTGATTGCCCTTGTGATGGATTCCTTCACAGACATTGAGATCTTCAGTGACCTTCAGGATGCCTATAACAACCGCCAAGTCCCTGTCTACATCCTTCTTGACCAGGACTTTGTGCCCCATTTCTTGGAAATGTGCAACAATTTGGGAGTTTGTCCTGAGCAGGAAAGT ATGATGAGAGTTCGAACTCTCACAGGGAGCACGTACTACATGAGGTCAGGTGCCAAAATTGTCGGGAAAGCCAAAGAGAAGTTCATGTTAATTGATGGCATTAGAGTGGCAACAGGCTCCTACAG TTTCACCTGGTCTGATGGGAAGCTGAACAGCAGCAACTTGCTGGTGTTGTCAGGTCAAGTGGTTGAACACTTTGACCTCCAGTTCAGGATTCTTTATGCCCAGTCACTACCCATCAGCCCAAAGCGACCgtccagctgcaggaacagtgGCATGTTTGATCACCTGCTGACCAGAACAGAATCCTCTAAAGAATATACTGTGGAAGGCAACTTGAGAGCAGAATTTGCCAGACTGTCTAGCACTCCGAAGAAATTGCTGGAAAAAGCAGATCAAACTGAATATACTCCTGCGGGAAAGCTTTGTAACCTGCGGCTTTCTTGCCTGTGTGAAGAGGAGTCGTTCAGCAATCAAGTGGCCACAGTGGAACAGAAAAGTGCATCAACTCAAACTGGCCCGTGGGAAGAGATGGCAGCTGTGAGGAAATGTAATGCAGCCACTCAGGCCAGCGCTGCCACAGCAGACACTAGCACTCAGGCTTCTGTCACGGCCAGAGTGACAGGCACTCAGACATCCATTTTGCTGAAGACTGCAGTGACACAGACGAAGGAAGAGGAGGGCACAGAAACACCCCTCCTTCCCAGAAAGTTGTCAAAAGAAGAGTATTTTCTGTCTGGAAAGGCCGTATCTGGTTCTAGCCTGCACTCATTGTCTTCATCATCATCCCAGTGCTCTCTTGCAAGCTCTACAGGCTCAATATCCTCTCTCCGGTCCTTTGAGTATTCCAGTAGTCACAGGGCACAATATTTCCAAAAACTGCACAAAGAGAGGCAATTCCACTACTCCACGATCAGGTCGAAGCTGAGCCACATGGTGGATATCCTGTCCCGGCGGGACCGTGTCCCTGCCAGCTACATGAGCCAGTACCCCGGCAGGTGCAGCCTAAAGCAGAGGCGCGACATCAGCGCCAGCCTGCGCAGCCTCCGCGACGACTCGctcttttccctgaaaaaatgA